A genomic region of Clupea harengus unplaced genomic scaffold, Ch_v2.0.2, whole genome shotgun sequence contains the following coding sequences:
- the LOC122131384 gene encoding inactive serine protease 35-like — translation MGPIPVCVLLSVALCVLAVRSVNAEDEDDSYTWPQWNVPLVREKRTVRLSSTAFSAHPQGELHGTCGIECQQGLPDPSVSELERLLSYETVYENGTRTLTTVALQGLNEAQAWPGKLPGHSRRKREVYGVDTRFTIADKQFSTKYPFSTTVKISTGCSGVLVSPKHVLTAAHCIHDGRDYVSGAQKLRVGVLKERSRRRGKGGGKGRGRGRGRKRKGEEENDDADDNEADGGEPEEGKGERQGRRKGRKGRSRSRRSADSGQPSFRWTTVKQTQVPKGWFKGGSQNVSADYDYAILELKRSQKTRFMDLGIVPSIKKLPAGRIHFSGFDDDRPDQLVYRFCAVSEESNDLLYQYCDAKPGSSGSGIYVRLKEPGKKQWKRKIIGVFSGHQWVDVNGAQQDYNVAVRITPLKFAQICHWVHGDSSICKAT, via the coding sequence ATGGGCCCCATACCCGTGTGTGTCCTGCTCTCCGTGGCGCTGTGTGTCCTGGCGGTGCGGAGTGTGAACGCGGAGGATGAGGACGACAGCTACACCTGGCCGCAGTGGAATGTGCCTCTGGTCCGTGAGAAGCGGACGGTGCGCCTGAGCAGCACAGCCTTCTCCGCCCACCCCCAGGGCGAGCTGCACGGCACCTGCGGGATCGAGTGCCAGCAGGGCCTGCCGGACCCCAGCGTGTCTGAGCTGGAGCGCCTGCTCTCCTACGAGACGGTGTACGAGAACGGCACTCGCACGCTCACCACCGTCGCCCTGCAGGGGCTCAACGAGGCACAGGCCTGGCCCGGAAAACTCCCCGGCCACTCGCGTCGCAAGCGAGAGGTCTACGGCGTCGACACGCGCTTCACTATCGCCGACAAGCAGTTTTCCACCAAGTACCCCTTCTCCACGACGGTGAAGATCTCCACGGGCTGCTCGGGCGTGCTGGTGTCGCCGAAGCACGTGCTGACGGCTGCCCACTGCATCCATGACGGCCGCGACTACGTGAGCGGAGCGCAGAAGCTGCGCGTGGGCGTGCTGAAAGAGCGTTCCCGCCGccgagggaaaggaggagggaagggcCGTGGGCGCGGGAGAGGAcgcaagagaaagggagaggaggagaacgaTGACGCTGACGACAACGAGGCTGATGGTGGAGAACCCGAggaagggaagggggagaggcagGGCAGACGCAAGGGCAGGAAAGGTCGCAGTCGTAGCCGGCGTAGCGCAGACTCTGGCCAGCCCTCTTTCCGCTGGACCACCGTGAAGCAGACGCAAGTCCCCAAGGGCTGGTTCAAGGGGGGGTCCCAGAATGTTTCAGCTGACTACGACTATGCCATCTTGGAGCTGAAGAGATCCCAGAAGACCCGCTTCATGGATCTAGGCATCGTCCCGTCCATCAAGAAGCTGCCCGCCGGACGCATCCACTTCTCGGGCTTTGACGACGACCGACCAGACCAGCTGGTGTACCGCTTCTGCGCTGTATCCGAGGAGTCCAACGACCTGCTGTACCAATACTGCGATGCCAAGCCGGGCTCCAGCGGCTCAGGCATCTACGTCCGCCTGAAGGAGCCCGGCAAGAAGCAGTGGAAGCGTAAGATCATCGGCGTCTTCTCCGGGCACCAGTGGGTGGACGTGAATGGCGCACAGCAGGACTACAACGTGGCCGTTCGCATCACGCCCCTCAAGTTCGCTCAGATCTGTCACTGGGTCCACGGTGACTCCAGCATCTGCAAGGCCACCTGA